In one Aquabacterium sp. OR-4 genomic region, the following are encoded:
- the adk gene encoding adenylate kinase, producing the protein MRLILLGPPGAGKGTQANYICQKFGIPQISTGDMLRAAVKAGTELGVAAKKVMDAGGLVSDDIIIGLVKERIAQADCAKGFLFDGFPRTIPQADAMKAAGVRLDAVLEIDVPDSSIIERMSGRRMHPASGRTYHVVFNPPKVAGKDDATGEDLIQRDDDREETVRKRLDVYHSQTRPLVDYYSGWAASGDAIAPRYSKISGLGEVDEITARALAALQA; encoded by the coding sequence ATGAGACTGATCCTGTTGGGCCCGCCTGGCGCAGGCAAGGGCACCCAAGCCAACTACATCTGCCAGAAGTTCGGCATCCCCCAGATCTCCACCGGCGACATGCTGCGCGCCGCGGTCAAGGCCGGCACTGAGCTCGGTGTGGCCGCCAAGAAGGTGATGGACGCCGGCGGTCTGGTCAGCGACGACATCATCATCGGCCTGGTCAAGGAGCGCATCGCCCAAGCCGACTGCGCCAAGGGCTTTCTGTTCGACGGCTTCCCGCGCACCATCCCGCAGGCCGACGCCATGAAGGCCGCCGGCGTGCGCCTGGACGCGGTGCTCGAGATCGATGTGCCCGACAGCTCGATCATCGAGCGCATGAGCGGCCGCCGCATGCACCCGGCCTCGGGCCGCACCTACCACGTGGTGTTCAACCCGCCCAAGGTGGCCGGCAAGGACGACGCCACCGGTGAAGACCTGATCCAGCGCGACGACGACCGCGAGGAAACCGTGCGCAAGCGCCTCGATGTCTATCACAGCCAGACCCGCCCGCTGGTCGACTACTACTCGGGCTGGGCCGCCAGCGGCGACGCCATCGCACCGCGCTACAGCAAGATCAGCGGCCTGGGCGAGGTTGACGAGATCACCGCCCGCGCCCTGGCCGCACTGCAGGCCTGA